Proteins co-encoded in one Rubrobacter indicoceani genomic window:
- a CDS encoding TetR/AcrR family transcriptional regulator — MAPKLWNETIEAHRRAVQDAILENTWVLVAEGGLTSVTMSQIAEKTGIGRATLYKYFPDIEAILLARHERHVTHHLEHLAELRDQAGGARERLEAVLEAYAFISHDREHHGTELLALLHREEHVGWAQQQLIDLIRDLLTEAAETGGVRDDVAPEELASYCLHALTAASGLPSEAAVRRLVTVTLDGLRPRA, encoded by the coding sequence ATGGCGCCGAAGCTATGGAACGAGACGATCGAGGCGCACCGTCGTGCGGTGCAGGATGCGATCCTGGAGAATACCTGGGTGCTGGTGGCCGAGGGTGGGCTGACATCGGTAACGATGTCGCAGATCGCCGAGAAGACCGGCATAGGACGTGCGACGCTATACAAGTACTTCCCGGACATCGAAGCGATTCTGCTCGCCCGGCATGAACGTCACGTGACCCACCACCTTGAACATCTCGCCGAACTCCGGGACCAAGCTGGCGGCGCTCGTGAGCGGCTTGAAGCTGTGCTGGAGGCCTACGCCTTCATATCCCACGACCGCGAGCACCACGGCACCGAACTTTTGGCTCTACTGCACCGAGAAGAGCACGTTGGCTGGGCGCAGCAGCAGCTCATCGACCTGATCCGAGACCTACTGACGGAGGCCGCAGAGACCGGTGGCGTACGCGATGACGTTGCACCTGAGGAGCTGGCGAGCTATTGTCTCCACGCCCTCACAGCAGCCAGCGGCCTGCCTTCTGAGGCCGCGGTTCGCCGGCTCGTCACGGTCACTCTGGACGGGTTGCGCCCCCGCGCCTGA
- a CDS encoding ABC1 kinase family protein, with product MRTSVDERLSRVAEGLAGAQGVLSRARRRSRSEAEETRRSVVGGATSRPPASIQQLTEEFFGGLRSQSFLAAWAAFAAGERVARSSPVSLARLPVARLLTPRSLAIATVASDVYSAYASLERRKKWYPNLIGEAEFEEQHRRGAERVLEGAATLGGSLIKAGQFASSRPDLLPEPYVNALSELQDRVPPRPFAVIRRAVEYETGRPLRETFRRFDEEAVAAASIAQVHRAMLHDGREVAVKVRYPEVAGMVEEDLSSLEVTFDVLNLARKELRLHPISDYLRWTLPMEVDLLREMRAMTDLRSTLSDRADIVVPEPVEELCTEGLLVMEYIEGVRLDPAALDAAGIDRPAVAELLNDAFADQLFRRGIFHADPHPGNLRVLAGPDGPRLLLYDHGLTLRLEADFVAILAKMVVALRDGDFEALGGALGEAGLPVDESTDLGILLQLVGVMMGPGEKEDGNAATVDLGGDLEAIGRVGSGIGDLPPRLMLVGRAIAFLDSITRRLDEETDALDIVAEYTKDLLTKPESGE from the coding sequence GTGAGAACCTCCGTTGACGAGCGGCTCTCCCGCGTCGCGGAGGGGCTTGCCGGGGCGCAGGGCGTCCTTTCCCGGGCGCGGCGACGCTCCCGGAGCGAGGCCGAAGAGACGCGCCGGAGCGTGGTCGGGGGGGCGACTTCGAGGCCGCCCGCGAGCATCCAGCAACTCACCGAAGAGTTTTTCGGGGGGCTGCGTTCCCAGTCGTTTCTGGCGGCGTGGGCGGCGTTCGCTGCGGGCGAGCGGGTCGCCCGCTCCTCGCCCGTCTCGCTTGCCCGGCTCCCGGTCGCAAGGCTTTTGACCCCGCGTTCGCTCGCCATCGCAACGGTAGCTTCAGACGTTTACTCCGCTTACGCCTCGCTGGAGCGCAGAAAAAAATGGTATCCGAACCTCATCGGGGAGGCGGAGTTCGAGGAGCAGCACCGGCGCGGAGCGGAGCGGGTTCTCGAGGGCGCGGCAACCCTCGGGGGGAGCCTCATAAAGGCCGGACAGTTCGCCTCTTCGAGGCCGGACCTCCTGCCCGAGCCTTACGTAAATGCCCTATCGGAGCTTCAGGACCGCGTGCCGCCGAGGCCGTTTGCCGTTATCCGGCGCGCCGTCGAGTACGAGACGGGGAGGCCCCTCAGAGAGACCTTCCGCCGTTTCGACGAGGAAGCCGTCGCGGCGGCGTCCATCGCGCAGGTCCACCGGGCGATGCTCCACGACGGGCGCGAAGTCGCGGTAAAGGTCCGCTACCCGGAGGTCGCGGGGATGGTCGAGGAGGACCTCTCCTCCCTCGAAGTCACCTTTGACGTGCTGAACCTTGCACGAAAGGAGCTGAGGCTCCACCCCATCTCGGACTACCTGAGGTGGACGCTCCCGATGGAGGTAGACCTGCTGCGCGAGATGCGGGCTATGACGGACCTTCGCTCCACCCTCTCGGACCGCGCCGACATCGTCGTCCCCGAACCCGTCGAAGAACTCTGCACGGAAGGTCTGCTCGTCATGGAGTACATCGAGGGCGTAAGGCTCGACCCGGCGGCCCTTGACGCGGCGGGGATAGACCGCCCGGCGGTCGCAGAGCTGCTGAACGACGCTTTCGCGGATCAGCTCTTCCGGCGCGGCATCTTCCACGCCGACCCGCACCCCGGAAACCTGCGCGTCCTCGCCGGGCCGGACGGCCCGAGGCTCCTGCTCTACGATCACGGCCTCACCCTGCGCCTCGAGGCGGACTTCGTGGCCATCCTCGCGAAGATGGTCGTCGCCCTGCGCGATGGCGACTTCGAAGCGCTCGGCGGCGCGCTCGGCGAGGCCGGGCTCCCCGTTGACGAGAGCACCGACCTCGGCATCCTGCTCCAGCTTGTCGGGGTGATGATGGGGCCGGGTGAGAAAGAAGACGGGAACGCGGCGACGGTAGACCTCGGCGGGGACCTCGAAGCGATCGGCCGCGTCGGCTCCGGTATCGGCGACCTCCCGCCGCGCCTCATGCTCGTCGGGCGGGCCATAGCCTTTCTCGACTCCATAACCCGACGGCTCGACGAAGAGACGGACGCCCTCGACATCGTCGCGGAGTACACCAAAGACCTGCTAACGAAGCCGGAGTCCGGCGAATAG
- a CDS encoding ribonuclease H family protein, which translates to MALFPAHAYTDGASSGRRGPGGYGVVLIHGGGTVELSGGEADTTNQRMEVTAACVALEALAAGQEVTVFSDSSYLVNCMRRRWHETWRAAGWVNARRRPVANRDLWERLLAAVERHESVAWKKVRGHQKKDGPHRAGNDRADKLAVAAKLSQT; encoded by the coding sequence ATGGCTCTTTTTCCAGCTCATGCATACACGGACGGGGCTTCGTCCGGCAGACGAGGCCCCGGGGGTTACGGGGTTGTTTTGATCCACGGTGGCGGTACCGTAGAGCTTTCGGGGGGTGAGGCGGACACGACAAACCAGCGGATGGAGGTCACGGCGGCCTGCGTGGCCCTTGAAGCCCTTGCGGCCGGGCAGGAGGTCACGGTCTTCTCGGACTCTTCCTACCTTGTAAACTGCATGCGCCGCCGCTGGCACGAGACGTGGCGCGCAGCAGGGTGGGTCAACGCGCGCAGGCGGCCCGTCGCCAACCGCGACCTCTGGGAGAGGCTCCTCGCCGCCGTCGAGCGGCACGAATCGGTCGCCTGGAAAAAGGTCCGGGGGCACCAGAAAAAAGACGGCCCGCACCGCGCGGGGAACGACCGGGCCGATAAGCTAGCCGTCGCTGCAAAGCTCTCCCAGACCTAG
- a CDS encoding bifunctional diguanylate cyclase/phosphodiesterase, protein MEDHPKEGAGKGVGPGDAFGGRSESFLGFVLERANDAVIVTGDRPLGGGAPEIVHVNDAFCRMTGYSREEVVGRTPRILQGTGTDRERLDRIRRALDAGESVKTELLNYRKSGETFWVELDIFPVVPEAGAGTRPAYWISVQRDITERVRRSAAHLESERSLRAILAQYGSEMITILEPDGTPRYESPNVERTLGYAHREATGGDPLRFVHPEDAPKIIESVTESIATPGETGPVRFRMRHADGSWRHFESRSNNLCDDPDVRAIVVNTRDVTRHVQAEEALRKSEARRRAATGAAPLILFALDSEGVFTFAEGKGLELFPPRADGIIGRSVFELHPDHPRILENNVRALNGEVVEDTVEIDGLSFETRYSPLFDADGAVEGVIGVALDVTGRRSLERKLEHRAFHDYLTNLPNRARLMDHLSGLIEREAKTAAMLFLDLDDFKLVNDRYGHEAGDELLVAAAARLRECLGPDDLAARLGGDEFTVILEGAGASERAGRLAERILEAFQRPLRCRKAGGEISITPSIGVATICEDEQGSGRDLLRRADLAMYRAKANGKSRYETYRKGLGEAAAER, encoded by the coding sequence ATGGAGGATCACCCCAAAGAGGGGGCCGGGAAAGGGGTCGGGCCCGGCGATGCCTTCGGCGGTCGGTCGGAGAGCTTTCTCGGGTTCGTGCTGGAGCGAGCGAACGACGCCGTGATCGTAACCGGAGACCGGCCCCTCGGTGGCGGCGCACCGGAGATAGTCCACGTCAACGACGCTTTCTGCAGGATGACCGGCTACTCCCGGGAGGAGGTCGTCGGCCGGACGCCGCGCATCCTGCAGGGGACCGGGACCGACCGGGAGCGTCTAGACCGGATACGCCGCGCGCTCGACGCCGGGGAGTCCGTAAAGACGGAGCTTCTGAACTACCGGAAGAGCGGCGAGACCTTCTGGGTGGAGCTGGACATCTTTCCGGTGGTTCCGGAGGCGGGTGCCGGGACGCGGCCTGCGTACTGGATCTCCGTGCAGCGGGACATCACGGAGCGCGTCCGGCGCTCGGCGGCGCACCTCGAGAGCGAGCGCAGCCTCCGGGCCATCCTCGCCCAGTACGGCTCGGAGATGATCACGATCCTCGAGCCGGACGGCACGCCGCGCTACGAGAGCCCGAACGTCGAGCGTACGCTCGGCTACGCCCACCGGGAGGCGACCGGTGGCGACCCGCTCCGGTTCGTGCACCCCGAGGACGCACCGAAGATCATCGAATCGGTGACAGAGAGCATCGCGACCCCGGGGGAGACCGGCCCTGTCCGGTTTCGCATGCGACACGCCGACGGCTCCTGGCGGCACTTCGAGTCCCGGAGCAACAACCTCTGCGACGATCCGGACGTCCGGGCCATAGTCGTCAACACCCGCGACGTTACCCGGCACGTGCAGGCCGAGGAAGCCCTCCGCAAAAGCGAGGCCCGCCGCCGGGCCGCAACGGGAGCTGCGCCGCTGATCCTCTTCGCCCTCGACTCCGAAGGGGTGTTCACCTTCGCCGAGGGGAAGGGCCTCGAACTGTTCCCGCCGAGGGCGGACGGCATCATCGGGCGGTCGGTCTTTGAGTTGCACCCGGACCACCCGCGCATCCTGGAGAACAACGTGCGCGCCCTCAACGGCGAGGTGGTGGAGGACACGGTCGAGATAGACGGTCTCTCGTTCGAGACCCGCTACTCGCCGCTCTTCGATGCAGACGGCGCGGTCGAGGGCGTTATAGGGGTCGCTCTCGACGTAACGGGCCGCCGGAGCCTTGAACGGAAGCTGGAACACCGGGCCTTTCACGACTACCTGACGAACCTCCCGAACCGCGCAAGGCTCATGGACCACCTCTCCGGTCTCATCGAGCGGGAGGCGAAGACGGCCGCGATGCTCTTTCTCGACCTCGACGATTTCAAGCTCGTCAACGACCGTTACGGTCACGAGGCCGGGGACGAACTGCTCGTCGCGGCGGCCGCCCGCCTCAGGGAGTGCCTCGGCCCCGACGACCTTGCAGCGCGGCTGGGCGGCGACGAGTTCACCGTTATTCTTGAAGGGGCCGGGGCTTCGGAGAGGGCCGGACGGCTGGCCGAACGCATCCTCGAAGCCTTCCAGAGACCCCTGCGGTGCAGAAAAGCGGGGGGTGAGATCTCCATCACCCCGAGCATCGGTGTTGCGACCATCTGCGAAGACGAGCAGGGTTCGGGGCGGGATCTCCTGCGCCGGGCGGATCTCGCCATGTACCGCGCCAAGGCCAACGGGAAGTCGCGCTACGAGACATACCGCAAGGGGCTCGGGGAAGCCGCCGCAGAACGCTAG
- the rpe gene encoding ribulose-phosphate 3-epimerase encodes MGFFGDIGREGSRVVGAPSILSADFAHLADEVARARSGGATLVHFDVMDNHFVPNLTIGPPVAASLVAATDLPVDVHLMVENPDNLIPAFADAGVASISVHAEAVVHLHRTLTAIREVGCEAGVVLNPATPPEAVEWVLPEVDYVLVMTVNPGFGGQSFIPQMLKKIRRIKQMTDAPVEVDGGITAETAPRVVEAGARVLVAGSAVFRGDPEAEMRRIIGAGESGLG; translated from the coding sequence ATGGGTTTCTTCGGTGATATCGGTAGGGAAGGGAGCCGGGTCGTCGGCGCGCCCTCGATCCTGTCCGCGGACTTTGCGCACCTCGCAGACGAGGTAGCCCGGGCGCGGTCCGGCGGGGCGACCCTTGTTCACTTCGACGTGATGGACAATCACTTCGTCCCGAACCTCACCATCGGCCCCCCCGTGGCGGCGAGCCTCGTCGCGGCGACCGACCTCCCCGTGGACGTCCACCTCATGGTCGAAAACCCGGATAACCTGATCCCGGCCTTCGCCGACGCCGGGGTCGCCTCGATCTCGGTCCATGCCGAAGCGGTCGTACACCTGCACCGGACCCTCACCGCCATCCGCGAGGTTGGCTGCGAGGCGGGCGTCGTCCTTAACCCCGCGACCCCGCCCGAGGCCGTTGAGTGGGTTCTGCCCGAGGTCGACTACGTTCTCGTTATGACCGTCAACCCCGGCTTCGGGGGGCAGAGCTTTATTCCGCAGATGCTAAAGAAGATCCGGCGCATAAAGCAGATGACCGACGCCCCCGTAGAGGTAGACGGCGGCATCACCGCCGAGACCGCGCCGCGGGTGGTCGAGGCCGGGGCGCGGGTGCTCGTTGCGGGCTCCGCCGTCTTCAGGGGCGACCCGGAAGCGGAGATGCGCCGCATTATCGGGGCCGGTGAGTCGGGCCTCGGATAG
- a CDS encoding glycoside hydrolase family 65 protein: MTNRAEKGWTLLYDGFEPDDEGLREALTSTGNGYFCTRGTFAWAEAGGVHYPGTYMHGGYNRETTIMDGVPVLNEDLVNLPNWLLLELRIEGQNALGAGNVEFLEYKHELDIKNAVLKRRVRLKDDRGRVTLLETRRFVSMADRHLGAMEWRITPENWSGEVEIISALDGRVTNRGVARYRDLEGRHLDPVSPRTFGPEIIGLLSRTRQSRIYVAEAARTRVYRGRTVLPVDRSLFQMSDYIHQVLTFEAEEGTPIRVEKMVGFFTSHDHAITEPLTNAGQAARRFPSFAEALDGHSRAWAELWDVCDISVPNDERVQLLHRLHAYHVLQVCSPHTTDLDAGVPARGLNGEAYRGHIFWDELYVYPFLNLRLPRITRSLLMYRYRRLDEARALAKESGYRGAMYPWQSGSGGGEETQVVHLNPNSGNWDPDASHNQRHVSAAIFYNIWRYYEASGDDEFLNEYGAEMMVEIARFWASIAHFNPARGRYEIHGVMGPDEFHEKYPDSEEEGLRNNAYTNVMVAWISTTVRRMLDGLPARLRRSVLAKTGLTDREIERFAEMSEKMFVPFHDTENGEVISQFEGYDALEDLDWDAYREKYDNIQRLDRILKAEGDDPDRYKLAKQADTVLIFFLFSEEEIRETLEALGYEYTPEMVLRNIEYYDERTSHGSTLSFIAHAGVLAGIDPESSWERYLIALESDVGDVQGGTTKEGIHLGVMAGTLDLIQRGYLGARVVDGALHFDPKPVKPLEGMSFPMQVHGTRLEVSLEGGRLTVRVDDDPGKTVRIMTEGGEKTLEAGESHTF, translated from the coding sequence ATGACAAACAGGGCAGAGAAGGGCTGGACTCTCCTGTACGACGGGTTCGAGCCGGACGACGAGGGGCTTCGCGAGGCCCTCACGTCGACCGGGAACGGGTACTTCTGCACTCGCGGGACCTTTGCCTGGGCCGAGGCAGGGGGCGTTCACTACCCCGGCACCTACATGCACGGCGGCTACAACCGCGAGACGACCATAATGGACGGCGTCCCCGTCCTGAACGAAGACCTTGTAAACCTCCCGAACTGGCTGCTGCTGGAGCTGCGCATCGAGGGCCAGAACGCGCTCGGCGCCGGAAACGTGGAGTTCCTTGAGTACAAACACGAGCTCGACATAAAAAACGCCGTCCTCAAGCGCCGTGTGCGCCTGAAGGACGACCGGGGGCGCGTCACGCTCCTCGAGACGAGGCGGTTCGTCAGCATGGCCGACCGGCACCTCGGGGCGATGGAGTGGAGGATAACGCCGGAGAACTGGTCGGGGGAGGTCGAGATCATCTCCGCGCTCGACGGTCGCGTAACAAACCGGGGGGTCGCCCGTTACCGCGACCTTGAAGGCCGCCACCTCGACCCCGTCTCACCGCGGACCTTCGGGCCGGAGATCATCGGCCTCCTCTCGCGCACGAGGCAGTCGCGCATCTACGTCGCAGAGGCGGCGAGGACCCGAGTCTACCGGGGGCGCACCGTGCTTCCGGTGGACCGTTCGCTCTTTCAGATGTCGGACTACATCCACCAGGTTCTCACCTTCGAGGCCGAGGAGGGGACCCCCATCCGGGTCGAGAAGATGGTCGGGTTCTTTACCTCGCACGATCACGCGATCACCGAGCCGCTCACAAACGCCGGACAGGCTGCCCGCCGGTTCCCGAGCTTCGCCGAAGCCCTCGACGGCCACTCCCGGGCCTGGGCCGAGCTCTGGGATGTCTGCGATATCTCCGTCCCGAACGACGAGCGGGTGCAGCTTCTTCACCGCCTCCACGCGTACCACGTTCTGCAGGTCTGCTCCCCGCACACCACCGACCTCGACGCCGGCGTCCCCGCTCGCGGCCTCAACGGCGAAGCCTACCGGGGGCACATCTTCTGGGACGAACTCTACGTCTACCCGTTCCTGAACCTCCGGCTGCCGAGGATCACGCGCTCGCTCCTCATGTACCGCTACCGTCGGCTCGACGAGGCCCGCGCCCTGGCGAAAGAATCCGGCTACCGGGGGGCGATGTACCCCTGGCAGAGCGGTTCGGGGGGCGGGGAGGAGACGCAGGTCGTGCACCTCAACCCCAACTCCGGAAACTGGGACCCGGACGCGAGCCACAACCAGCGGCACGTCAGCGCCGCCATCTTCTACAACATCTGGCGCTACTACGAGGCGTCGGGCGACGATGAGTTCCTGAACGAGTACGGGGCCGAGATGATGGTCGAGATAGCCCGCTTCTGGGCGAGCATCGCCCACTTCAACCCCGCTCGCGGCCGCTACGAGATACACGGCGTCATGGGGCCGGACGAATTCCACGAGAAATACCCCGACTCGGAAGAGGAAGGGCTCAGAAACAACGCCTACACCAACGTGATGGTCGCCTGGATCTCGACGACCGTCCGCCGGATGCTCGACGGGTTGCCCGCCCGCCTCCGGAGGTCCGTCCTTGCGAAAACCGGCCTGACGGACAGGGAGATAGAACGCTTCGCCGAGATGAGCGAGAAGATGTTCGTCCCGTTTCACGACACGGAGAACGGCGAGGTCATAAGCCAGTTCGAGGGCTACGACGCGCTGGAAGACCTTGACTGGGACGCCTACCGCGAGAAGTACGACAACATCCAGCGTCTCGACCGGATCCTCAAGGCCGAGGGCGACGACCCGGACCGCTACAAGCTCGCCAAACAGGCCGACACCGTCCTTATCTTCTTTCTTTTCTCGGAGGAGGAGATCAGGGAAACCCTTGAAGCCCTCGGCTACGAGTACACCCCCGAGATGGTCCTCAGGAACATCGAGTACTACGACGAGCGGACCTCGCACGGCTCGACCCTGAGCTTTATAGCCCACGCCGGGGTTCTGGCCGGGATAGACCCCGAGAGCTCCTGGGAACGCTACCTCATCGCCCTCGAGAGCGACGTCGGGGACGTGCAGGGCGGCACGACAAAGGAGGGCATCCACCTCGGGGTGATGGCCGGGACGCTGGACCTTATCCAGCGCGGCTACCTCGGCGCGAGGGTGGTGGACGGGGCCCTGCACTTCGACCCGAAGCCCGTCAAGCCCCTGGAAGGGATGAGCTTCCCGATGCAGGTCCACGGTACCCGCCTCGAAGTGTCCCTCGAGGGCGGCAGGCTCACCGTCCGGGTAGACGACGACCCCGGCAAGACCGTGCGCATCATGACCGAGGGGGGCGAGAAGACGCTCGAAGCGGGGGAGAGCCATACTTTCTGA
- the otsB gene encoding trehalose-phosphatase translates to MSGEIKDLPHAVEHEAEVNRRLAGRKLAVFLDYDGTLSPIVENPMDAVITENMQRVVKELAGRCTVCVVSGRDTEVVQELMGLDDMIVAGSHGFDIWSPTEGTIEHDAASGHDELLDRVRNRLSEELKDIEGVSFENKKASVAVHYRRASEEDHPKVKRAVEGILEDDPDGVKVTPGKMVFELQPKVDWNKGRAVLYLLEILQLDGEDDDVVPIYIGDDVTDEDAFRALAERGGGLGIYVGDRSDPDAGRTTAADYALDNVDEVETFLDALAR, encoded by the coding sequence ATGTCCGGAGAGATAAAAGACCTGCCGCACGCAGTCGAGCACGAGGCCGAGGTAAACCGGCGGCTTGCGGGCAGAAAGCTCGCCGTTTTCCTTGACTACGACGGGACGCTTTCGCCCATCGTGGAGAACCCGATGGACGCGGTCATCACCGAGAACATGCAGCGCGTGGTAAAGGAGCTCGCCGGACGCTGCACCGTCTGCGTGGTGAGCGGGCGCGATACGGAGGTCGTTCAGGAGCTTATGGGCCTCGATGACATGATCGTCGCCGGAAGCCACGGCTTCGATATCTGGTCTCCGACCGAAGGGACCATCGAGCACGACGCCGCAAGCGGCCACGACGAGTTGCTGGACAGGGTCCGTAACCGGCTGTCGGAGGAACTCAAGGACATTGAAGGGGTCTCTTTTGAGAACAAGAAGGCGTCGGTCGCGGTCCACTACCGGCGGGCTTCCGAAGAAGACCACCCGAAGGTGAAGCGGGCCGTCGAGGGCATCCTCGAGGACGACCCGGACGGTGTGAAGGTTACGCCGGGCAAGATGGTATTCGAGCTCCAGCCGAAGGTTGACTGGAACAAGGGCCGGGCCGTTCTCTACCTGCTCGAGATCCTGCAGCTCGACGGCGAAGACGACGATGTCGTGCCGATCTACATCGGAGACGACGTTACCGACGAGGACGCCTTTCGTGCCCTTGCCGAACGCGGCGGCGGCCTCGGCATCTACGTCGGCGACCGCTCGGACCCGGACGCCGGACGCACCACCGCCGCCGACTACGCCCTCGACAACGTGGATGAGGTCGAGACGTTTCTGGACGCGCTCGCCCGGTAG
- a CDS encoding glycerol-3-phosphate dehydrogenase/oxidase, translated as MRREEIFASLEGKTFDLIVVGAGINGCGIARDASMRGLRVLMVDKGDIASGTTQWATRLIHGGLRYLEHYEVPLVRESLRDREIMLHTSPHLVKPLKFVVPIYDRSSRGPKMIRLGMLAYDVLSYDKSVPNHRMLSRDEALAEYPGLNPEGLEGAATYYDAQVEYAERVAVENAVSAVENGATVITYAGVRDLIFENGGKKVVGVEIEDNIDGGTYSVRAPVTINVAGPWVDRVLGGSGSVSLEAGSENPGDDGRMIGGTKGSHIVVDEFPGAPKTAVYVEARKDGRPYFIVPWNGSYLIGTTDFRYRDDLDYVRATEDEIQYLIDETNYVIPTARLTRDSVLFTYSGVRPLPSAPSGSEGSISRSHVVFDHATGKSAAGGRMKVRGGGPNAEGLLSVIGGKLTTYRNLGRQATDVVYKKLGLKGPKSATDRVPLPGGKTADLDRFANEFRLKSGLSDVLSRRLVKLYGARAYDVLAEAGDDESLETPLSDDPKVATALLGCEVLYAFRREMAVKLADVLLRRTMVSYGPTVALDVDEAAARVCVEHLGWSEERARREVDEYREWITRYTPRAYRNGDVVPAGSSGS; from the coding sequence ATGAGAAGAGAAGAGATATTTGCAAGCCTCGAAGGGAAGACCTTTGATCTTATAGTCGTCGGGGCCGGGATTAACGGCTGCGGCATCGCCCGCGACGCTTCGATGCGCGGCCTCAGGGTTCTGATGGTGGACAAGGGCGATATCGCCTCCGGCACCACGCAGTGGGCTACGCGCCTCATTCACGGCGGATTGCGCTACCTGGAGCATTACGAAGTCCCGCTTGTTCGGGAGTCGCTCCGCGACCGGGAGATCATGCTCCATACCTCGCCGCACCTCGTAAAGCCCCTGAAGTTCGTCGTGCCGATCTACGACCGTTCCTCGCGCGGACCGAAGATGATCCGTCTCGGCATGCTGGCCTACGATGTCCTCTCCTACGATAAGTCCGTCCCGAACCACAGGATGCTCTCCCGCGACGAAGCCCTAGCCGAGTACCCCGGCCTCAACCCCGAAGGCCTCGAAGGCGCGGCGACCTACTACGACGCGCAGGTCGAGTACGCAGAAAGGGTCGCCGTCGAGAACGCCGTCTCGGCCGTCGAGAACGGCGCGACGGTGATCACCTACGCCGGGGTCAGAGACCTTATCTTCGAGAACGGCGGAAAGAAGGTCGTCGGGGTCGAGATAGAGGACAACATAGACGGCGGGACGTACTCCGTGCGCGCCCCCGTCACCATCAACGTCGCTGGTCCGTGGGTCGACCGGGTCCTCGGCGGCTCCGGTTCCGTGAGCCTGGAGGCCGGGAGCGAGAACCCCGGCGACGACGGGCGGATGATCGGCGGCACGAAGGGGAGCCACATCGTCGTGGACGAGTTCCCCGGCGCGCCGAAGACCGCCGTCTACGTCGAGGCCCGCAAGGACGGACGACCGTACTTTATCGTGCCGTGGAACGGTTCGTACCTGATCGGCACGACCGACTTCCGCTACCGCGACGACCTCGACTACGTCCGGGCGACCGAGGACGAGATTCAGTACCTTATAGATGAGACGAACTATGTTATCCCGACCGCCCGCCTGACCCGCGACTCCGTGCTGTTCACCTACTCCGGCGTGAGGCCGCTGCCGTCCGCACCGTCCGGCTCCGAAGGGTCTATATCCAGAAGCCACGTCGTCTTCGACCACGCGACGGGCAAGTCCGCCGCCGGGGGCCGGATGAAGGTCCGGGGCGGCGGCCCGAACGCGGAAGGACTGCTCTCTGTTATCGGCGGCAAGCTCACGACCTACCGGAACCTCGGGCGGCAGGCGACGGACGTGGTCTATAAAAAGCTCGGGCTGAAAGGGCCGAAGAGCGCGACCGACCGCGTGCCGCTTCCGGGGGGCAAGACCGCAGACCTCGACCGCTTCGCAAACGAGTTCCGTCTGAAGAGCGGCCTGTCGGACGTGCTCTCGCGCCGCCTCGTAAAGCTCTACGGGGCGCGGGCCTACGACGTGCTCGCAGAGGCCGGGGACGACGAGTCGCTCGAGACCCCGCTCTCAGACGACCCGAAGGTCGCGACCGCGCTCCTGGGCTGCGAGGTTCTCTACGCCTTCCGGCGCGAGATGGCCGTGAAGCTCGCCGACGTTCTTCTCAGGCGTACGATGGTCTCCTACGGGCCGACCGTCGCCCTCGACGTGGACGAGGCGGCTGCAAGGGTCTGTGTCGAGCACCTCGGCTGGAGCGAGGAGCGGGCCCGCAGGGAGGTCGACGAGTACCGGGAGTGGATCACGCGCTACACCCCCAGGGCCTACCGCAACGGCGACGTGGTCCCTGCCGGAAGCTCCGGGAGCTAG